A window of the Streptomyces sp. Ag109_O5-10 genome harbors these coding sequences:
- the hemC gene encoding hydroxymethylbilane synthase: protein MSVPELIRIVSRDSPMALAQVARVRAELAALYPQVRTEVVPVKTTGDKWLGALSLVEGKGAFTKEVDAALLAGAADLAVHCVKDVPADRPLPAGTVFAAFLKRDDIRDALVHPGGLTLDELPPGTRIGTSAVRRVAQLAATHPHLECVPFRGNVNRRLEKLAAGEADALLVAMSGLERIGRTDVLTEVLDPETMMPPIGAGILALQCREGDADLIDAVSGLGDPATHREATAERMFLHVLQGHCNSPIAGYARVDGGGELSLRACVFTPDGKTRLNAHEWAGRLDPATLGTSVAVALLRQGAREIIDGIPH, encoded by the coding sequence ATGTCGGTACCCGAGTTGATCCGTATCGTCTCCCGCGACTCGCCGATGGCGCTCGCTCAGGTGGCCCGAGTCCGGGCCGAGTTGGCCGCGCTGTATCCGCAGGTGCGCACCGAGGTGGTGCCGGTGAAGACGACCGGCGACAAGTGGCTGGGCGCCCTGTCCCTGGTCGAGGGCAAGGGAGCGTTCACCAAGGAGGTGGACGCCGCGCTGCTGGCCGGTGCGGCCGACCTCGCCGTGCACTGCGTGAAGGACGTGCCCGCGGACCGGCCGCTGCCCGCCGGGACGGTGTTCGCGGCGTTCCTGAAGCGGGACGACATCCGCGATGCCCTCGTCCACCCGGGCGGGCTGACTCTGGACGAGCTCCCGCCGGGTACCCGGATCGGCACCTCCGCGGTCCGCCGGGTCGCCCAGCTGGCGGCCACCCACCCGCACCTGGAGTGCGTGCCCTTCCGGGGCAACGTCAACCGGCGGCTGGAGAAGCTGGCCGCCGGTGAGGCCGACGCACTGCTGGTGGCGATGTCGGGGCTGGAGCGGATCGGCCGCACGGACGTGCTCACCGAGGTGCTGGACCCGGAGACGATGATGCCGCCCATCGGCGCGGGCATCCTCGCCCTGCAGTGCCGGGAGGGCGACGCCGACCTGATCGACGCGGTGAGCGGGCTCGGTGACCCGGCCACCCACCGGGAGGCCACCGCCGAGCGGATGTTCCTGCACGTGCTGCAGGGCCACTGCAACAGCCCGATCGCCGGCTACGCCCGGGTCGACGGCGGCGGCGAACTGTCGCTGCGCGCCTGTGTGTTCACCCCGGACGGCAAGACCCGGCTGAACGCCCACGAGTGGGCGGGCCGCCTCGACCCGGCCACCCTCGGCACGTCGGTCGCGGTGGCGCTGCTGCGGCAGGGGGCACGGGAGATCATCGACGGTATCCCGCACTAG